A genomic region of Oryza glaberrima chromosome 1, OglaRS2, whole genome shotgun sequence contains the following coding sequences:
- the LOC127770956 gene encoding probable alpha,alpha-trehalose-phosphate synthase [UDP-forming] 7: MMSRSYTNLLDLAEGNFAALGPGGGGGGRRRSGSFGLKRMSRVMTVPGTLSELDGEDDSEHAATNSVASDVPSSVAGDRVIVVSNQLPVVARRRPDGRGWSFSWDDDSLLLQLRDGIPDEMEVFFVGSLRAEIPVADQEEVSQALLDRFRCAPVFLPDPLNERFYHRFCKRHLWPLFHYMLPFSSSASPSPSSSSSSSSSSSPSSSSGSGRFDRGAWEAYVLANKFFFEKVVEVINPEDDYVWVHDYHLMALPTFLRRRFNRLRIGFFLHSPFPSSEIYRTLPVREEILKALLNCDLIGFHTFDYARHFLSCCSRMLGIEYQSKRGYIGLDYFGRTVGIKIMPVGVHMGQLKTVLSLPDREWRVSELQQQFEGKTVLLGVDDMDIFKGINLKLLAFENMLRTHPKWQGRAVLVQIANPARGKGKDLEAIQAEIHESCKRINGEFGQSGYSPVVFIDRDVSSVEKIAYYTIAECVVVTAVRDGMNLTPYEYIVCRQGSDSTSEVNGPKKSMLVVSEFIGCSPSLSGAIRVNPWNIEATAEALNEAISMSEQEKQLRHEKHYRYVSTHDVAYWSKSFIQDLERACKDHFRRTCWGIGLGFGFRVVALDPHFTKLNMDSIVMAYERSESRAIFLDYDGTLVPQTSISRTPSAEVLRIINTLCSDRRNKVFLVSGRRRDKLGEWFSSCPDLGIAAEHGYFLRWTRDEEWQTCTQTSDFGWMEMAKPVMNLYTEATDGSYIDPKESALVWHHQDADPGFGSSQAKELLDHLESVLANEPVSVKSGQFIVEVKPQGVSKGVVAEKILVSMKERGKQADFVLCIGDDRSDEDMFENIADTIKKGMVATNTSLFACTVGQKPSKAKFYLDDTFEVVTMLSALADATEPEPETDLTDEFDELAVSVSSVDIDDEQTPSDKLIGG; this comes from the exons GGgcccgggaggcggcggcggcgggaggcggaggtcggGGTCGTTCGGGCTGAAGCGGATGTCGCGGGTGATGACGGTGCCCGGGACGCTGTCGGAGCTGGACGGGGAGGACGACTCGGAGCACGCGGCGACGAACAGCGTCGCCTCCGACGTGCCCTCGTCGGTGGCGGGGGATCGAGTCATAGTGGTCTCCAACCAGCTGCCCGTCGTCGCACGCCGCCGTCCCGACGGCCGCGGGTGGTCCTTCTCATGGGACGACGACTCgctgctcctccagctccgcGACGGCATTCCCGATGAGATGGAGGTGTTCTTCGTCGGTTCCCTCCGCGCCGAAATCCCCGTCGCCGACCAGGAAGAGGTCTCCCAGGCGCTGCTCGATCGCTTCCGATGTGCTCCGGTGTTCCTCCCCGACCCCCTCAACGAACGGTTTTACCACCGCTTCTGCAAGCGCCACCTATGGCCTCTGTTCCACTACATgctccctttctcctcctccgcatccccgagtccctcctcctcctcctcctcctcctcctcctcctccccctcatcCTCATCCGGCAGTGGCCGCTTCGACCGCGGCGCGTGGGAGGCCTACGTGCTCGCGAACAAGTTCTTCTTCGAGAAGGTCGTGGAGGTCATCAACCCAGAAGACGACTACGTATGGGTTCACGACTACCATCTCATGGCGCTGCCCAccttccttcgccgccgcttcaACCGCCTGCGCATCGGCTTCTTCCTCCACAGCCCCTTCCCCTCGTCGGAGATCTACCGGACCCTCCCTGTTCGCGAGGAGATCCTAAAGGCGTTGCTCAATTGTGACCTTATTGGATTCCACACTTTTGACTATGCCAGACATTTCCTCTCTTGTTGTAGTAGGATGCTGGGAATTGAATACCAGTCAAAGCGTGGATACATTGGGTTGGATTACTTTGGTCGTACCGTTGGGATCAAAATCATGCCAGTGGGAGTTCATATGGGTCAATTGAAGACGGTTCTGAGCTTGCCCGACAGGGAATGGAGGGTCTCCGAGCTGCAGCAGCAATTTGAGGGGAAGACTGTGTTGCTCGGTGTGGATGACATGGATATCTTCAAGGGTATCAACTTGAAGCTTCTTGCCTTCGAGAATATGTTGAGGACACATCCCAAGTGGCAGGGGCGGGCAGTGTTGGTGCAAATTGCTAATCCGGCCCGTGGAAAGGGTAAGGATCTTGAAGCCATCCAGGCTGAGATTCATGAGAGCTGCAAGAGGATTAATGGAGAGTTTGGCCAGTCAGGATACAGCCCTGTTGTCTTCATTGACCGTGATGTGTCAAGTGTGGAGAAGATTGCCTACTACACAATAGCAGAATGTGTGGTGGTGACTGCTGTGAGGGATGGGATGAACTTGACACCATATGAATATATTGTCTGTAGGCAGGGGTCTGACTCCACATCAGAAGTGAATGGACCAAAGAAGAGCATGCTGGTGGTATCAGAATTCATTGGGTGCTCACCATCTCTGAGTGGTGCTATCCGTGTTAACCCATGGAATATAGAGGCAACCGCAGAGGCACTGAATGAGGCCATATCAATGTCGGAACAGGAGAAGCAACTAAGGCATGAGAAACATTACCGTTATGTCAGCACCCACGATGTTGCTTATTGGTCGAAAAGTTTCATCCAAGATTTGGAGAGGGCTTGCAAGGACCACTTCAGGAGGACATGTTGGGGCATCGGGTTGGGCTTTGGTTTTAGGGTGGTGGCCTTAGATCCCCATTTCACAAAGCTTAACATGGATTCAATTGTTATGGCTTATGAGCGGTCAGAGAGTAGGGCTATATTTCTTGATTATGATGGAACACTGGTGCCACAGACTTCCATCAGTAGGACACCTAGTGCGGAAGTTTTGAGGATCATCAATACCCTGTGCTCAGATAGGAGGAACAAAGTTTTTCTTGTCAGTGGGAGACGCAGGGACAAATTGGGAGAATGGTTTTCCTCTTGTCCAGATCTGGGCATTGCAGCAGAGCATGGTTACTTCTTAAG GTGGACTAGAGACGAAGAGTGGCAAACATGTACCCAGACCTCTGACTTCGGGTGGATGGAAATGGCCAAGCCAGTGATGAATCTGTATACAGAAGCAACTGATGGATCTTACATTGATCCCAAGGAAAGTGCTTTGGTGTGGCATCACCAGGATGCTGACCCAGGATTCGGATCCTCCCAGGCAAAGGAGTTACTTGATCATCTGGAAAGTGTATTAGCAAATGAACCTGTTTCTGTCAAAAGTGGCCAGTTCATTGTTGAAGTCAAACCTCAG GGAGTAAGCAAGGGAGTAGTAGCTGAGAAGATACTCGTCTCAATGAAGGAGAGAGGAAAGCAGGCTGACTTTGTATTATGCATTGGTGATGACAGGTCGGATGAGGACATGTTTGAAAACATTGCTGATACCATTAAAAAGGGTATGGTTGCTACAAACACATCATTGTTTGCATGCACTGTGGGACAAAAACCAAGCAAGGCCAAATTTTACCTGGATGATACGTTTGAAGTGGTTACCATGCTGAGCGCACTGGCAGATGCTACTGAACCAGAACCTGAGACTGATCTTACCGATGAGTTTGATGAACTGGCCGTGTCTGTCTCCTCAGTTGATATTGATGATGAACAAACGCCCAGTGATAAACTGATCGGAGGATAG
- the LOC127785333 gene encoding 50S ribosomal protein L13, chloroplastic, protein MATAIAASAFLSSAFARDRPLPRQRRAARPATRRAAAGGLSVRCEQSEKQKRQPLSALVPREQRFMFEGDELCGPDIWNTTWYPKAADHVTTEKTWYVVDATDKILGRLASTIAVHIRGKNEATYTPSVDMGAFVVVVNAEKVAVSGKKRSQKLYRRHSGRPGGMKEETFDQLQKRIPERIIEHAVRGMLPKGRLGRRLFTHLKVYKGAEHPHEAQKPVPLPIKDKRIQKSEK, encoded by the exons atGGCTACGGCCATCGCAGCCTCCGCGTTCCTCTCCTCCGCCTTCGCCAGGGACAGGCCGCTCCCCCgccagcggcgcgcggcgaggcccgcgacccgccgcgccgccgcggggggcCTGTCGGTGCGGTGCGAGCAGAGCGAGAAGCAGAAGAGGCAGCCGCTCTCCGCGCTCGTCCCCCGCGAGCAGCGATTCATGTTCGAAGGCGACGAGCTCTGCGGCCCC GACATATGGAACACAACATGGTACCCTAAGGCTGCAGATCATGTAACTACTGAGAAGACATGGTATGTTGTTGATGCAACAGACAAGATTCTAGGTAGGCTTGCATCCACCATTGCAGTACACATCAGAGGAAAGAATGAGGCCACATACACTCCAAGTGTGGACATGGGGGCTTTTGTTGTTGTG GTTAATGCAGAGAAGGTTGCTGTTTCTGGCAAAAAGCGGTCACAGAAGCTCTACAGGAGGCACTCTGGACGGCCTGGTGGAATGAAAGAAGAAACTTTTGATCAGCTTCAGAAAAGGATTCCGGAGAGAATTATTGAACATGCAGTGCGTGGCATGCTTCCTAAGGGCAGA CTGGGAAGAAGACTGTTTACCCACCTCAAGGTGTACAAGGGAGCAGAACATCCCCATGAGGCTCAAAAACCTGTTCCACTGCCTATCAAGGATAAAAGAATACAGAAGTCTGAGAAGTAG
- the LOC127760628 gene encoding oil body-associated protein 2A-like codes for MRVAYVTALRKTPTSSSYARSDRMASSNERPLPTPISAAAGGSGGNPPPGRPTTVDSMLLDKGAAMLQALRPVKHIKQHVCTFALYAHDPRRQVETHHFVSRLNQDVLQCAVYDADDKHARLIGVEYIVSRKIFDSLPAEEQRLWHSHAHEIKAGLWVSPHVPGMLEKAELEKMAGTFGKFWCTWQVDRGDRLPLGAPALMVSPQDDPAADVRPDLVRNRDDKYRYSTTELRAARADVAVPAEPRPGQADYWLRHRKGFAVDVVPHEMKCHAPFP; via the exons ATGCGCGTAGCGTATGTGACGGCATTACGGAAAacccccaccagcagcagctaCGCGAGGTCGGATCGGATGGCGTCCAGCAACGAGAGGCCACTGCCCACACCGatctctgccgccgccggcggcagcggcggcaacccgccgccggggaggccgACGACGGTGGATTCGATGCTGCTGGACAAGGGCGCGGCGATGCTGCAGGCGCTGCGCCCGGTGAAGCATATCAAGCAGCACGTGTGCACGTTCGCGCTGTACGCGCACGACCCGCGCCGGCAGGTGGAGACCCACCACTTCGTCTCCCGCCTCAACCAGGACGTCCTCCAGTGCGCCGTCTACGACGCCGACGACAAGCACGCCCGCCTCATCG GAGTGGAGTATATCGTGTCGCGGAAGATCTTCGACTCGCTGCCGGCGGAGGAGCAGCGGTTGTGGCACTCGCACGCGCACGAGATCAAGGCGGGGTTGTGGGTGAGCCCGCACGTTCCCGGGATGCTGGAGAAGGCGGAGCTGGAGAAGATGGCCGGCACGTTCGGCAAGTTCTGGTGCACCTGGCAGGTGGACCGCGGCGACCGCCTCCCGCTGGGCGCGCCGGCGCTGATGGTGTCGCCGCAGGACGACCCCGCGGCGGACGTGCGCCCCGACCTCGTGCGCAACCGGGACGACAAGTACCGCTACTCCACAACGGAGCTGCGGGCGGCGAGGGCCGACGTCGCGGTGCCGGCGGAGCCGCGACCGGGGCAGGCCGACTACTGGCTCCGCCACCGCAAGGGCTTCGCCGTGGACGTCGTGCCGCACGAGATGAAGTGCCACGCGCCGTTCCCGTAA
- the LOC127771850 gene encoding heat stress transcription factor A-4b, translated as MEGGGGGGSLPPFLSKTYEMVDDPSTDAVVGWTPAGTSFVVANQPEFCRDLLPKYFKHNNFSSFVRQLNTYGFRKVDPEQWEFANEDFIKGQRHRLKNIHRRKPIFSHSSHSQGAGPLTDNERKDYEEEIERLKSDNAALSSELQNNTLKKLNMEKRMQALEEKLFVVEDQQRSLISYVREIVKAPGFLSSFVQQQDHHRKKRRLPIPISFHEDANTQENQIMPCDLTNSPAQTFYRESFDKMESSLNSLENFLQEASEEFGNDISYDDGVPGPSSTVVLTELHSPGESDPRVSSPPTRMRTSSAGAGDSHSSRDVAESTSCAESPPIPQMHSRVDTRAKVSEIDVNSEPAVTETGPSRDQPAEEPPAVTPGANDGFWQQFLTEQPGSSDAHQEAQSERRDGGNKVDEMKSGDRQHLWWGKRNVEQITEKLGHLTSTEKT; from the exons atggaggggggcggcgggggcgggtcGCTGCCGCCGTTCCTGAGCAAGACGTACGAGATGGTGGACGACCCGTCGACGGACGCGGTGGTGGGGTGGACGCCCGCCGGCACCAGCTTCGTCGTCGCCAACCAGCCCGAGTTCTGCCGGGATCTGCTCCCCAAGTACTTCAAGCACAACAACTTCTCCAGCTTCGTGCGACAGCTCAACACCTAT GGCTTTAGGAAAGTAGATCCAGAACAATGGGAATTTGCAAATGAGGATTTCATAAAAGGACAGCGGCACCGGTTGAAAAATATACATAGACGCAAACCTATATTCAGCCATTCATCACACAGTCAGGGTGCTGGACCATTAACAGATAATGAAAGGAAGGACTATGAGGAAGAAATCGAGAGGCTCAAATCCGATAATGCAGCACTGTCCTCAGAGCTTCAAAATAATACGTTGAAGAAACTTAATATGGAGAAACGAATGCAGGCTTTGGAAGAGAAGCTATTTGTTGTGGAAGATCAGCAGAGGAGTCTGATATCATACGTCAGAGAGATTGTAAAGGCACCAGGATTTCTTTCTAGCTTTGTACAGCAACAAGATCATcacaggaagaagaggagactGCCAATACCAATCTCCTTCCATGAGGATGCAAATACTCAGGAGAACCAGATCATGCCTTGTGACTTGACCAACTCACCAGCTCAGACATTTTACAGAGAATCATTTGACAAGATGGAATCATCCTTGAACTCATTAGAAAATTTCCTTCAAGAAGCAAGTGAAGAATTTGGTAATGATATTTCATATGATGATGGTGTCCCAGGCCCTTCTTCAACTGTTGTTCTCACAGAGCTCCATTCACCTGGTGAAAGTGATCCCCGTGTTTCATCACCTCCAACAAGGATGCGTACTTCGTCAGCTGGTGCAGGAGATTCGCACTCCTCTCGTGATGTAGCAGAGTCCACCAGCTGTGCAGAAAGTCCTCCTATTCCTCAAATGCATTCTCGTGTAGATACACGAGCGAAGGTTTCTGAAATAGATGTTAATTCAGAACCTGCTGTTACAGAAACTGGTCCATCAAGAGATCAACCTGCTGAAGAGCCTCCTGCTGTCACACCTGGTGCAAACGATGGCTTCTGGCAGCAGTTTCTTACCGAGCAGCCTGGATCATCAGATGCACATCAGGAGGCTCAATCAGAACGGCGAGATGGAGGAAACAAGGTGGATGAGATGAAATCAGGAGATCGACAACATCTTTGGTGGGGCAAAAGGAACGTTGAGCAGATAACAGAAAAACTTGGACATCTCACCTCAACGGAGAAAACCTGa